The candidate division WOR-3 bacterium genome segment CTTCCGGCTAAGCAATAGACTTTACCCTGAGCATAGGTTATAGTACTACCGCCAGTGATTTTAAATGGCAGAGAATCCATTTCCTGCCATTTATCAATTGGATTGTATTTATAGAACTTTTTAGTCTTACCACTTGCCAGACAATAGACATTATATCCATCACAAGCCAATCCTGCGCCTTTCTTTACCTTAACCGGAACTGAATCGATGGTTGACCATTTGTTAGAAGCAATTGAGTAACGATAAAACTCTTTGGTGGAACCGCGTAAGGCATAAAGATAACCCAAGGTATCGCCAGTTAGGGCTGCACCATTTTTAATCTTTGCTGGTATGCCTTTGATATTTTCCCAGGTATCTGATGCAATCACAAACCGCAAGAAAATAGTGTCGCCAATGAGAGCATAGATAAAACCATTTTGGCTATAAAGCGCAGTATATGATTTGGGTTTTAGAGGCAAAGATTCTGCCGGTTGCCAATTATTTCCTGAAACCGAGTATTTATAAAATTTCTTCTTATTACCTAAAAGTGCATAAAGCGTATCATTATTACCAGAAACTAAACCCAAACCTGTTTTTGGTTTAACAGGAAGCCCTTTTTTCTGAAGCCAATCATTTAAGTTTATATCATAAACATAGAATGAAGTATCACCAGCAATTAGACAATAAATTAACCCTATGTCCGATTCAGTTTTATCTAAATCAAAGTCTCGTAAATTAAAGAAAAGTCCATTGGAAATTTCAGGTTTATCTGAATCAAAGCTTCGTTTTTTAAAGAGAAGTCCATCGGAAATGGTATCGAAACAGATACTTGAGCCAGTAGTTTTGACCACTTTAGGAAAAGGCTTTAGGATTTGCCAGACATTAGTAGGGCGAATAATAAAACTACTATAACAAGTATCATTAAATCGGTTATCGTCATTAATTAATTTTGTGTAAGCAATGGTATTATAAGTTCCTGAATTTAGGGTACAGGCAGGAAAGTTTATAACCGTATCAAGACCGGCAAAAAGAATAACCGTATCAGATTTCTCATAAGAACTATTAATCTTAAAGACAACTGGAATAGTTTCTTGGGCCGAACCAAAGTTTTTCACTCGTGCTGAAGGATATACAACACTGTCAAAATTTACACCGATAGGAGCCAGAATCTGACTTACACCTACATCATGTGCAGTATAAATAGTCGGTCCAGAAATGTCATCTAAATAGATACCATTGCGTATATCCCCTAAAGGCGTATAGTAACGAAAAGCGATATAAAAAGTTGAGTCGACATAATTATGTAAAGAAATCTTGATTAAACCATAGGTTGTATTATTAAATCTTCGTCCCCAAAGCACTTTAGTAAAATCCGAAACCCGAGCGCCTTTCAAGGAAAGGCGAACTTCAAGACTTTCTAATGCTGAACTGGCAAAGGCACGATAAAAAAACTTTAAGGTGTCACCAACACTACCCAAAAGTCGGGGTGTAATAAGCCAATCATCACTGGTGAGAGAGAAATTATCAAACAAGCAACCGGCACAAGCAGGTTCGGAATTATAATTTAATGTTGAACGAGTCCAAGATTGAGTCCCATAACCATCGTTATTAATAAAGCGCCAACCTTCAGGAGGAAATATTGCATCAGTAAAAGATTCATTAAGTTGTTGGCTGAAAAGAACAAAGCCGAGCAATAGGATTATAAGACAAAATTTATAGCGTGACATAAACATCACCTCGTATTTCTTAGATTTAATTATGATTTAATTATATATTAGCCATTTTAGAAATCCTGTCAATAGAGATTTGATGAACGCTTTGAAAAGTGCCACGGAAATTACTTGCGGCACGCATCCGTATCAGCGAAATCACAGAAAAATAAGGAAAATATCCAATAAGTTCAATTCAATTTATTCGAATAAGAATTGACTTTTTCAGTGTTCTCAATAATAATTACCTATTTATTACGAGCAGAGATTATTAAATATTCTCTTACTTAAATGTCTTTGAGATTTTTATAATACTGGTCTTTCTTTTATTATTTGGTTTAGCCTATCCATCAAGAAAGAGTACCAATATATTAAGTGTGATTTTCATAAAGTATTAT includes the following:
- a CDS encoding choice-of-anchor J domain-containing protein, whose translation is MSRYKFCLIILLLGFVLFSQQLNESFTDAIFPPEGWRFINNDGYGTQSWTRSTLNYNSEPACAGCLFDNFSLTSDDWLITPRLLGSVGDTLKFFYRAFASSALESLEVRLSLKGARVSDFTKVLWGRRFNNTTYGLIKISLHNYVDSTFYIAFRYYTPLGDIRNGIYLDDISGPTIYTAHDVGVSQILAPIGVNFDSVVYPSARVKNFGSAQETIPVVFKINSSYEKSDTVILFAGLDTVINFPACTLNSGTYNTIAYTKLINDDNRFNDTCYSSFIIRPTNVWQILKPFPKVVKTTGSSICFDTISDGLLFKKRSFDSDKPEISNGLFFNLRDFDLDKTESDIGLIYCLIAGDTSFYVYDINLNDWLQKKGLPVKPKTGLGLVSGNNDTLYALLGNKKKFYKYSVSGNNWQPAESLPLKPKSYTALYSQNGFIYALIGDTIFLRFVIASDTWENIKGIPAKIKNGAALTGDTLGYLYALRGSTKEFYRYSIASNKWSTIDSVPVKVKKGAGLACDGYNVYCLASGKTKKFYKYNPIDKWQEMDSLPFKITGGSTITYAQGKVYCLAGSRTNYFYRYIPEIEKTKETTTNSNNINFYSGIQHLETKSLSGYSMFIYDKLGRLIQKLNDNYNASNILSKKSLPCGIYFLVVRDSSQHKNYVKKLLILN